The proteins below are encoded in one region of candidate division WWE3 bacterium:
- a CDS encoding prepilin-type N-terminal cleavage/methylation domain-containing protein produces MTQIKIKEGGFTLVELLVVIALIAILGVVAIAAINPAAKIQSATDARAVANVESLGKAYESCVADKM; encoded by the coding sequence AAAAGAAGGTGGTTTCACCTTAGTCGAGTTACTCGTTGTTATCGCTCTTATCGCCATTCTTGGTGTAGTAGCTATTGCAGCCATTAATCCTGCAGCTAAGATTCAAAGTGCTACGGACGCCAGAGCTGTGGCTAATGTTGAATCACTAGGAAAAGCTTACGAATCTTGCGTGGCTGATAAAATG